A single Fusarium oxysporum Fo47 chromosome IV, complete sequence DNA region contains:
- a CDS encoding major facilitator superfamily domain-containing protein: protein MSDSEKGAAINHREEADMTPKQGVEVDTVHQDEAMKVLEAYGGDEAWTEAEEKKLRRKIDWKLMPVLCATYGLQYYDKAMLSQAALFGLREDLGLLTGDRYAMSAAIFYLGFIIGAYPAMMLAQRYPIERVASGIVTIWGICLILTVVCKDYKTLYTQRFFLGLLESGISPMFMMIVGSFYKKNEQAMRMGIWYSCTGYVSIISPIINYGFGQINGGVSSWRYMYYFSGALTIVWGIILVFVLPPDPVRAKGFNERERYILVARLKTNNSGVRNTHLKVAQIWELLLDPKFWIVFSIAFLSMIANAPISTFVPIIIHGFGFSTLNSLLLMMPCGAYAGTLQLLFPYLAYKYRNNRSYLVFIAQMGTVLAALLLWLLPLSATGALLFAVYILPSVGGGYAVLMGLQIANTAGYTKRSVASSGLYIGYCLGNFVGPLCFKKGDAPRFEPGFIVVVVTSIIAGLLALVYRVLCMWSNSKRDKSGTTEGFDHAYEDDLTDKKNSSAIGSTSVHDSRNESALKLFVSFVIQRRSSAICRSVSPLASGVDVPGFELTVRKSRTSQGQAKCSNCDNQDQDCHLRPSRRGKQRRRTSTQAECGTECDTIVAAGEDVGENNPEPPDATEIDFDENVIDPGMCDTPAPVHATPIHVAFNIPTAERAPDAAVNHPTKSSTSPTEGAGRSHAGDVDTGFLQIYGPENQLEAEQQELVANLELRNPASDPRQQELQQSFSETYFEYCYPWCPVLDHDTLDSELARSPMLANALALAASHIQPPLIPHQGPAAYYDKARMMFYMDEEPDILTSLKAVSLFYWWAPRSPSTAHRHASWWWTSVIIRHAQQMNIHREPKQGSVASSALHLSLRRRLWWTVFARERLTSLCQSKPCIICPEDMTIQEVQPSDFPSDPTSQKKGRIFKYWVRLSGIMGKVSKALSKSVDLPPETATFPTELRQELVAWVQSLPADLQLPIGSSRTEGFDRDVHQLHLPYLTTIIVMHLQRTTPDLPQALPPAILAASCIARILRDILSRGNARFLMAITCWYCGTAFIALLQASRIKQFSQEAEEGLDILDQAVGQLQQMWASANVIRQGFERLRALPRSMMHAGKGRSTAPNGSSDAPSNDFDWKLLFPFVTRSTSRIADCLLADDEFGTTATALPSPENAVFHEDLLNRYHDLLEPFVDYNFDFSNINLDIL, encoded by the exons ATGTCTGATTCTGAAAAGGGCGCAGCTATCAATCATCGAGAGGAGGCAGACATGACTCCTAAGCAAggcgttgaagttgacaCCGTCCATCAGGATGAGGCCATGAAAGTCCTCGAGGCCTACGGGGGTGATGAGGCCTGGACTGAGgcggaggagaagaagttgcGCCGCAAGATTGATTGGAAGCTTATGCCTGTTCTCTGCGCAACAT ATGGACTTCAGTACTACGACAAGGCCATGCTTTCCCAAGCA GCTTTGTTCGGACTCAGAGAAGATCTCGGTCTTCTCACCGGAGATCGATATGCCATGTCGGCTGCCATTTTCTATCTCGGTTTCATCATTGGAGCTTATCCAGCAATGATGCTCGCTCAGCGATATCCTATCGAACGAGTCGCTTCCGGCATTGTCACAATTTGGGGTATCTGCCTCATCCTGACTGTGGTATGCAAGGATTACAAGACACTCTATACACAACGGttctttcttggcttgtTGGAGAGTGGTATCAGTCCTATGTTTATGATGATTGTC GGAAGTTTCTATAAGAAGAACGAGCAGGCAATGCGCATGGGTATCTGGTACTCTTGCACTGGTTACGTCTCGATCATCTCCCCTATCATCAACTACGGATTCGGCCAAATCAACGGAGGAGTATCCTCTTGGCGATACATGTACTACTTCTCCGGCGCCCTGACCATCGTCTGGGGTATCATTCTCGTCTTCGTCCTCCCTCCCGATCCTGTCCGCGCCAAGGGCTTCAACGAGAGAGAAAGATATATCCTGGTTGCGAGACTTAAGACCAACAACTCTGGTGTCCGCAACACTCATCTCAAAGTCGCTCAGATCTGGGAACTCCTGCTTGACCCCAAGTTCTGGATTGTGTTTTCCATCGCTTTCTTGTCTATGATTGCCAATGCCCCTATCTCGACTTTCGTCCCTATCATCATCCATGGTTTCGGCTTCAGCACCCTCAACTCGCTGTTGCTTATGATGCCTTGTGGCGCATATGCTGGAactcttcagcttctgttCCCTTACCTGGCCTACAAATACAGGAACAACAGGTCCTATCTGGTCTTTATTGCTCAGATGGGCACTGTCCTCGCTGCTTTGttgctttggcttcttccaCTCTCGGCTACTGGGGCTCTCCTCTTTGCCGTTTACATCCTCCCATCCGTGGGCGGTGGCTACGCTGTTCTCATGGGTCTGCAAATTGCCAATACTGCGGGATACACCAAGCGGTCCGTCGCCTCGTCTGGTCTCTATATCGGCTACTGTCTCGGTAACTTCGTTGGTCCTCTCTGCTTCAAGAAAGGAGACGCACCTCGCTTTGAGCCCGGTTTTATTGTTGTCGTCGTTACTTCCATTATAGCCGGCCTCCTTGCTCTTGTTTACCGCGTTCTATGCATGTGGTCGAACAGCAAGCGCGACAAGTCTGGTACCACCGAAGGTTTTGATCATGCCTATGAGGATGACCTCACTGATAAGAAG AACTCGTCGGCAATTGGCTCCACTTCAGTGCACGACAGCCGAAACGAAAGCGCGCTGAAGCTGTTTGTTTCTTTTGTCATTCAAAGAAGATCAAGTGCGATTTGCAGGTCAGTCTCCCCGCTCGCTTCGGGCGTTGATGTGCCGGGCTTTGAGCTGACTGTTCGCAAGAGCCGGACGTCGCAAGGGCAGGCGAAATGCTCTAACTGTGATaaccaagatcaagattgTCATCTTCGGCCGTCACGAAGGGGCAAGCAGCGCCGGAGAACGTCTACGCAAGCTGAGTGTGGCACTGAATGCGATACTATTGTCGCCGCAG GTGAAGATGTGGGCGAGAACAATCCAGAGCCACCTGATGCAACAGAaatcgactttgatgagaatgtAATTGACCCAGGCATGTGTGACACGCCAGCGCCTGTGCATGCGACACCAATTCACGTCGCGTTCAACATACCAACAGCTGAGCGCGCTCCTGATGCTGCAGTCAATCATCCGACCAAGTCAAGCACGTCGCCAACAGAAGGCGCTGGCCGCAGTCATGCAGGAGACGTTGACACAGGCTTCCTTCAGATCTACGGGCCTGAGAACCAGCTCGAAGCTGAACAGCAGGAACTTGTGGCGAACCTTGAGCTTCGCAATCCGGCATCGGACCCCAGGCAACAGGAGCTGCAACAAAGCTTCTCAGAAACATACTTTGAGTACTGTTATCCATGGTGCCCTGTCCTTGACCACGACACGCTCGACTCTGAGCTGGCTCGATCGCCCATGCTTGCGAATGCCCTTGCACTCGCTGCGAGTCACATACAGCCGCCTCTGATACCCCACCAAGGCCCAGCCGCCTACTACGATAAAGCGAGGATGATGTTTTATATGGATGAGGAGCCAGATATACTCACGTCTCTGAAGGCTGTCTCTCTGTTCTACTGGTGGGCTCCTCGTTCACCGTCGACGGCACATCGGCATGCCAGCTGGTGGTGGACCTCCGTCATAATAAGACATGCACAGCAGATGAACATCCACCGTGAGCCGAAACAAGGTAGCGTGGCTTCGAGTGCACTTCACCTGAGTTTGCGTCGGCGATTATGGTGGACTGTGTTT GCACGAGAGCGATTGACGTCGCTATGCCAAAGCAAACCCTGCATCATTTGCCCCGAAGATATGACGATACAAGAAGTCCAACCCTCAGATTTCCCAAGCGATCCAACATCACAGAAGAAAGGCCGGATATTCAAGTACTGGGTTCGCCTTTCTGGTATAATGGGCAAAGTTTCCAAAGCACTATCGAAGTCCGTAGACCTCCCCCCAGAAACGGCGACATTCCCGACGGAGCTTAGACAAGAGCTCGTCGCGTGGGTTCAATCGCTACCCGCAGATCTACAACTACCAATCGGCTCTAGTAGAACTGAAGGCTTCGACAGAGATGTTCATCAATTACATCTCCCATACTTGACCACGATCATTGTGATGCATTTACAGAGGACAACACCAGACCTGCCGCAAGCTCTGCCACCCGCGATATTAGCTGCTTCATGCATCGCAAGAATATTGAGAGACATCTTGTCGCGCGGAAATGCAAGGTTTCTCATGGCGATCACCTGCTGGTACTGCGGTACGGCCTTCATCGCGTTATTACAAGCAAGTCGGATCAAGCAATTCTCTCAAGAAGCGGAAGAGGGACTGGACATTCTGGACCAAGCAGTCGGCCAACTTCAGCAAATGTGGGCTTCTGCCAATGTCATCAGACAAGGCTTTGAACGACTGCGCGCGCTGCCTAGGTCCATGATGCATGCTGGTAAAGGCAGATCAACGGCGCCCAACGGGTCTAGCGACGCGCCATCGAACGACTTTGACTGGAAGCTTCTGTTTCCGTTTGTGACTAGATCTACAAGTCGGATCGCGGACTGTTTGcttgctgatgatgagtttggaaCGACAGCTACAGCACTGCCATCACCTGAGAATGCCGTGTTTCACGAGGACCTGCTTAATCGCTACCATGACTTACTGGAGCCATTTGTTGATTACAATTTTGACTTTTCAAACATTAATCTTGATATCCTATAG
- a CDS encoding beta-lactamase-like protein, protein MAPEKAPHLEIPLGEAIKAVKLINPVNFGPAILERFMAPAVPGLETFKSSPSLSFLIEHQSGRKLVFDLGIRKDYDNYSPSIVKYLPTTKYTIEVAGNVADILQDNGVPLTEIEAVIWSHWHWDHIGDPSSFPHLTDLVVGPGFKEAMLPGAPANPESPIQESDYANRNLREISFEGPDSLKIGQFPAFDYFGDGSFYLLDSPGHAVGHLCGLARTTTSPDTFILMGGDICHYAGIFRPSKFLPVPDTISPHPCHPHEDGVLCPGEAFDRLQKSRGRAPTDSLFDLTFGLDLELAAKTTKQLQELDCNENIFVVVAHDSTVRDGVPHFPKSLNDWKERGFGKGLKWAFLRDLEKFWESEGLLESKGVV, encoded by the exons ATGGCTCCAGAGAAAGCACCGCACCTTGAGATTCCTCTCGGGGAGGCAATCAAAGCCGTCAAGCTCATTAATCCCGTCAACTTTGGTCCTGCAATTCTTGAGAGATTCATGGCACCAGCTGTACCTGGTCTTGAAACATTCAAGAGTTCTCCTTCATTATCGTTCCTCATTGAGCACCAGTCTGGGAGGAAACTTGTCTTTGACTTGGGAATTCGAAAAGATTACGACAATTACTCACCGTCTATTGTCAAGTACTTGCCGACTACTAAGTACACTATCGAAGTAGCGGGGAATGTGGCAGACATCTTGCAGGATAATGGTGTCCCCTTGACTGAGATTGAAGCCGTGATATGGAG TCATTGGCATTGGGATCACATCGGTGATCCTTCCAGTTTTCCACATCTCACAGATCTTGTAGTTGGTCCGGGTTTTAAAGAAGCAATGCTACCAGGAGCCCCTGCGAACCCGGAGTCCCCCATACAAGAAAGCGACTACGC GAATCGTAATCTGCGTGAGATTAGTTTCGAGGGTCCAGACTCTCTCAAGATTGGTCAGTTCCCCGCCTTTGACTATTTTGGAGATGGTTCATTCTATCTCCTCGACAGTCCCGGGCATGCTGTCGGTCACCTCTGTGGGCTAGCAAGGACTACAACCTCCCCAGACACTTTCATTCTCATGGGAGGAGATATCTGTCACTATGCAGGCATCTTCCGACCTTCCAAGTTTCTTCCAGTGCCAGATACCATCAGCCCTCATCCTTGTCATCCACACGAGGATGGTGTTCTCTGCCCTGGAGAAGCTTTTGATCGACTGCAAAAGTCACGAGGAAGGGCACCAACTGATTCTCTCTTTGACTTGACGTTTGGCTTGGATCTAGAACTTGCCGCCAAGACTACGAAGCAGCTACAGGAACTAGACTGTAATGAGAATATCTTTGTGGTTGTTGCTCATGATTCCACGGTACGCGATGGCGTTCCTCACTTTCCGAAGAGTCTGAATGATTGGAAGGAAAGAGGATTTGGAAAAGGCTTGAAGTGGGCTTTCTTACGCGATCTGGAAAAGTTCTGGGAATCTGAGGGGTTGCTGGAGTCAAAAGGAGTTGTATGA
- a CDS encoding Alpha/Beta hydrolase protein, translating to MCDFSEYGPKSAEWLAVEASLPPPPNFADIYERQAVVNKGREEISANGMKELGHLVRMKDYKIPTRDNSFIEARSYEPVDAAEDALLPIYIHLHGGGYLFGTLSSEDAISSRIAIGAKVTVINVNYRHTPDHTFPTAWNDVEDAFYWIHDHIDELQGKSDQVVIGGISAGAQLAAALTLRQNISAPDIRQYPKIAGQILMIPALVHLNHYQSQLDQLKSPLVSSYVQNEDAPILPKKVIDFFTGMLKFPIPFPDADDFRANTGNASAPQVKGLPPTVFGIAGADPLRDEGLLYGRRLAEAGVPTDIHVFKGLPHGFRRYGDQLTESKRWDRVMEQGIIWALSNPEARKFEIKTT from the exons ATGTGCGACTTTTCGGAATATGGCCCCAAATCTGCAGAATGGCTTGCAGTAGAGGCAAGTCTACCGCCTCCTCCAAATTTCGCGGATATCTATGAGAGGCAGGCCGTAGTCAACAAGGGTCGTGAGGAGATATCTGCGAACGGTATGAAGGAGCTGGGTCACTTGGTCCGCATGAAAGACTACAAGATTCCAACGAGAGACAATTCTTTCATAGAGGCGCGAAGCTATGAGCCTGTCGATGCTGCGGAAGATGCTCTCCTACCGATCTACATCCACCTTCATGGTGGAGGATATTTATTCGGGACACTCTCATCCGAAGATGCCATCTCCTCGCGGATTGCAATTGGAGCGAAAGTAACCGTTATCAATGTGAACTATCGTCACACGCCGGATCATACTTTTCCAACAGCTTGGAATGACGTCGAAGATGCCTTCTATTGGATACACGATCACATCGATGAGCTTCAAGGCAAATCTGATCAGGTTGTCATTGGCGGTATCAGCGCTGGTGCTCAGTTAGCAGCGGCCCTGACTCTGAGACAGAACATCTCTGCGCCAGATATCCGCCAGTATCCCAAGATTGCTGGACAGATCTTGATGATCCCAGCTTTGGTCCACCTCAACCACTATCAGTCGCAACTCGACCAACTTAAAAGTCCATTGGTGTCTTCATATGTCCAGAATGAAGATGCACCGATTCTTCCCAAGAAGGTCATCGACTTCTTTACTGGAATGCTGAAGTTTCCAATTCCTTTTCCAGATGCTGATGATTTCCGAGCAAACACTGGAAACGCATCGGCTCCTCAAGTGAAAGGTCTCCCTCCCACTGTCTTTGGCATTGCCGGTGCCGATCCTCTGCGTGATGAAGGCCTCTTGTATGGCAGAAGGCTTGCCGAGGCAGG AGTCCCCACGGATATTCATGTCTTCAAAGGATTGCCTCATGGCTTTCGTAGGTATGGGGATCAGTTGACTGAGTCTAAACGATGGGATAGAGTCATGGAGCAGGGAATTATTTGGGCACTCTCGAACCCTGAGGCTAGGAAGTTTGAAATCAAAACCACTTAG
- a CDS encoding uncharacterized protein (of unknown function-domain containing protein) has translation MALEHRFTKLSLHEQGKEMVSGSSRPNDPNGRPYELAVKPEDFPIIPDPGVFKFSMTKNVNNKLSKRQTAPDLALPTLSECAAHLEFLETLFILRQKILVSKELDDVMQTKPVRETKTGTQGDEKTLKDEKLWERRQAKWPKFVELATVRFLAWREHFNKSSEREVTRDNLPPLDILMVWHSFLLNPRLFSNTCSEEPLFSVKFPWKHIHNAIDNAEWAFTLPPAAAANYEEASGFAPNLFNDILSWKGLTNSTLVNMSNTGFGGIGYKPVIYESPCKEYSQLFRYCDLELAKQLRDAVIRQASFVDKMNSFMWIRSPALEGTIRRAITRYLNFCKLLKMSKATVVPTLDIDLVWHTHQCTAKNYGQAMKVLAGKFVNHDDTIEKPQLGDGFGETRRLYRVYFGQEYRACGCWDCQALLTELERAVEDGKDVDMDKIAAKVKGDVFYYRAVEWSRRQKTSLPKRLVAESL, from the coding sequence ATGGCTTTGGAGCATCGGTTCACCAAACTTTCCCTACACGAGCAGGGGAAGGAGATGGTCTCAGGCTCATCGCGTCCAAACGATCCGAACGGCAGACCATACGAACTCGCCGTCAAACCAGAAGACTTTCCAATAATCCCCGACCCCGGCGTCTTTAAGTTTTCGATGACAAAAAATGTCAACAACAAGCTTTCAAAGAGACAGACAGCTCCGGATTTGGCTCTGCCTACTCTGTCTGAATGCGCAGCTCACCTCGAATTCCTCGAGAcgctcttcatcttgaggCAGAAGATACTGGTTTCCAAAGAGTTGGATGATGTGATGCAGACTAAACCTGTGAGGGAGACCAAGACCGGTACTCAGGGAGATGAGAAGACGCTCAAAGACGAGAAGCTTTGGGAACGACGACAAGCGAAGTGGCCGAAGTTCGTTGAGCTTGCTACAGTTCGCTTTCTTGCCTGGCGAGAACATTTCAACAAATCTTCGGAAAGAGAAGTCACACGAGACAATCTTCCGCCTCTCGATATTCTCATGGTCTGGCACTCGTTTCTTCTCAATCCCCGACTATTCTCCAACACATGTTCAGAAGAACCTCTCTTCTCAGTCAAGTTTCCTTGGAAACATATTCACAACGCTATCGATAACGCAGAATGGGCTTTCACCTTGCCGccagcggcagcagcaaatTATGAAGAAGCATCTGGTTTTGCACCAAATCTCTTCAACGATATCCTTTCATGGAAAGGCCTTACAAACTCTACGCTTGTGAACATGTCGAACACTGGTTTTGGCGGCATTGGCTATAAGCCCGTCATCTACGAGAGCCCATGTAAAGAATACTCACAGCTCTTTCGATACTGTGACTTGGAATTGGCCAAGCAGCTCAGGGATGCTGTTATTCGTCAGGCATCGTTTGTTGATAAGATGAATTCCTTCATGTGGATACGCAGTCCTGCTCTCGAGGGGACGATCAGACGGGCTATTACGCGGTACCTAAACTTCTGCAAGCTTCTTAAGATGTCTAAAGCTACTGTTGTGCCAACGTTGGATATTGATCTGGTTTGGCACACCCATCAATGCACGGCCAAGAATTATGGACAAGCGATGAAGGTGTTAGCGGGTAAGTTCGTCAATCATGACGATACCATTGAGAAGCCACAATTAGGCGATGGTTTCGGCGAGACAAGAAGATTGTATCGAGTGTACTTTGGACAAGAATATCGTGCTTGTGGGTGCTGGGATTGTCAAGCTCTTTTGACGGAACTTGAAAGGGCGGTGGAGGACGGAAAAGATGTGGATATGGATAAGATCGCAGCGAAGGTCAAGGGCGATGTGTTCTATTATAGGGCAGTGGAGTGGTCAAGAAGGCAAAAAACGAGCTTGCCAAAGCGACTcgtggctgagagcttataa
- a CDS encoding uncharacterized protein (expressed protein) yields MTMFTIILLAGQDVLLFPIAAFPRFISLPAIVLRRRFLPIQDKPVKRWPHDINRLSSQKPPGQERSLAIMLQSDNIAERLASHLHYDDLVNLSFTSKLMRTGVFYPSMDPTSRHDRIESLCIASCLRGKKSECWSCERVICDACKAPKQRIRSSRIKDHFAHCYAVCTMCYLISAPGGAAPFNAKWNMQDLEMQHVNCCTFREPQWEDGGEEGRVLSQQNIAKEC; encoded by the exons ATGACCATGTTCACGATT ATCCTCCTTGCTGGTCAAGACGTTTTGCTATTCCCCATCGCTGCCTTCCCTCGCTTCATAAGCCTCCCAGCGATCGTCCTCAGACGCCGTTTCCTACCAATACAGGACAAACCGGTGAAGAGATGGCCACATGACATCAATCGACTGTCATCGCAGAAGCCTCCGGGTCAAGAAAGATCCCTGGCAATCATGCTGCAAAGCGACAATATTGCTGAGCGACTCGCAAGTCACCTTCATTACGATGACCTGGTGAACTTGTCGTTCACCTCGAAATTGATGCGTACCGGTGTATTTTATCCATCTATGGACCCCACCTCTCGCCACGACCGGATAGAGTCGCTATGCATAGCATCGTGTCTCAGAGGGAAAAAGAGCGAATGTTGGTCATGCGAACGTGTGATCTGCGAC GCCTGCAAAGCCCCAAAACAGCGAATTCGATCTTCCCGCATAAAAGATCACTTCGCGCATTGCTACGCTGTCTGCACAATGTGCTACCTCATCTCCGCACCCGGTGGTGCAGCACCATTCAATGCGAAATGGAACATGCAAGATCTCGAGATGCAGCATGTTAATTGCTGTACTTTCCGCGAGCCGCAATGGGAAGATGGTG gagaagagggacGAGTTCTATCTCAGCAGAACATTGCCAAGGAATGTTGA